The genomic interval TGGAGGATGGCCGTGCTGGTACATACGCTCAGCGTGAACAGATACGTGTCCGCTCAGATATGCTGGATAATCTGGTTGGCCACGCTGCTGAGCTGAGTATCTTGCGCTCGCGCATTGAACAGAAAATAACCGCATTCAAATTCAGCTTGGTGGAGATGGAGCATACTGGAACGCGTCTGCGCGATCAGTTGCGCCGGCTTGAAATTGAAACAGAAACGCAAATCCTGTTCCGCTATGCCGAGAGTGGGCGGCCTCATGAGCAGGAGTTTGACCCGCTGGAGCTTGACCGTTTTACCCAGATGCAACAACTTTCACGCAGCTTGCTGGAGAGCGTGAGCGACATCGCAAGCATTCAGGGGTTGCTGCAGGGCCTGGTGAGTGAATCAGAGATGCTCCTGATGCAGCAGGCGCGAGTGAATACTGACCTGCAGGAGAGTCTGTTGCGTACGCGCATGGTGCAATTCTCCGCGGTGCTGCCGCGTCTACGTCGTATCCTGCGTCAGACAGGTGAAGAACTGGGAAGACAGGTCGAGCTGCACGTCTCCGGCGCGGAAAATGAGTTGGATCGTACTTTGTTGGACCGTATGGTGCCTGGCCTGGAGCACATGCTGCGTAATGCCGTGGGCCACGGTATTGAGGGCAGGGAAGATCGGCTGGCAATGGGTAAGCCGGAAACGGGTACCATCAGCCTGAGACTTGTGCGCGAAGGCACCCATGTCGCTGTCAGTATCAGCGATGACGGGCGCGGTCTTGATCTGGAGGGCGTGCGCACCAAGGCTATCGAGCGCGGCTTGCTGAGCAAGCACGCCCAGGTAACTGACAGCGAACTGATGCAGTTCATTCTTGAACCGGGATTCAGTACGGCGCCGGAGATCACACAGATCTCCGGACGCGGTGTGGGTATGGATGTGGTGAGCAGCGCTATCAAGCAGCTTGGGGGGACTCTTTCCATCAGGTCAGAGAGAGGTGCAGGATCCACATTCACCATGCGCCTTCCCCTTGCATTGTCAGTGAGCCATGTATTGATGGTGCAAGTGGGTGACGACGTTTACGCTGTTTCACTCGCCACTGTCGAGCGTGTTATGCGTATCTCACATGAGGAGCTGAAACAGGTATACGCGAGCGAGGAGCGTACATATCGTGTTTCAGGGCAGAAGTACCCGTTTTTACATCTGGGAACGATGCTGCACGCAAGTCACCCGCAATTGCCGGGACCGGGGGGAAAGGCGACAGCCTTGTTGCTGCGTACGGGTGAGAAGCGCATCGTAATTCATGTCGATGGTCTGATCGGGAGCCGTGAAATCGTAGTGAAGTCAGTGGGCGTGCAGATCAGCACCATAAGGGGTATTACCGGAGCCACTATCATGGGCGATGGGCGTGTGGTCTTGGTGCTCGATATTGCTATCATGCTGGATGGCAGTGCCATGTCCTCCACAGTGCCATCGGCTGCGGGGGAGGCAGGGCATGAGGGTATTACCGTCATGATAGTGGATGATTCCATTACCGTGCGCAAAGTAACCACCCGTCTGCTCGAGCGCCACAATATTTCCGTACTTGCAGCCAAGGACGGTATGGATGCGATTACATTGTTGCAACAGCATGTGCCGGATGTAATGTTGCTGGATATCGAAATGCCGCGTATGGACGGCTACGAGCTCGCCGCACATATGCGTGGCGATGAGCGTCTGCGCGATGTGCCGATCATGATGATTACCTCGCGTACCGGTGACAAACACCGCGATCGTGCCTTTGCACTGGGCGTGAACCGCTATCTGGGAAAGCCCTTCCAGGAGATAGACCTGTTGAACAATATTCATGCCTTGCTGGCCGAACATGTGGAAGCTCGGCACTGAGGTGGCGTCCATGCCAGGCCCGCTGCCACGCATCGCCATCGTCTCCTGCTCGGAGCAGCAGCGCATGAATCTGGGGCGAATACTTGCCAGCAATGACTTGCAGGTGGTGCTCAACCAGTCGCCCAGCCACGAACTGTTGACGCTGGCGCGAGAACACAAGGCCGAGGTGCTGCTCATTGACCTGGGCGATGACGCCTGCTTCGATGAAGAAGTGCTTGCGTCTTTACTGGGGCAGAATGTATTACCTATGCTGTTCAACGACAGTGCTGCGACGCGGTTCAGTGCCGGAATGCCGACAGGGGACTGGGGGCGACGCCTGGCGCGCAAGCTGGCAGTGATCGCGGCTGAAACCCGTAGCCAGTTACCGGTATCCACGCTGTTGCCGCGGCCTGTGGCCACGCCCGTCAGTGCGCAGAGCCTTGGCAGTGGAGTGCTGCCGGCAGCCGTTGATGTCTGGGTGCTATGCGCTTCAATCGGCGGCCCGCATGCATTAAAGAAGTTTCTGGCAGCACTGGCGCCTGGCTTGCCGCTGGCCTTCATACTGGCGCAACATATCGGCATCAAGTTCATTGCCTTGCTGGCTCGGCAACTGAATCAGGTTTCAGACTACCAAGTACTGCCGGTGCAGGCGGGGGCAACGCTATGTCAGCGGCAGGTAGTGCTCGCGCCCGTGGACGAGGAGATTGATTTTGACTCTGCAGGGTGCATCCGGTGCACGCCGGTTGCCGAAAATGATGTATTGTACCGTCCGTCCATAGATTCGGTGCTGGCGAAAGTTGCCCGGCGTTATGGCAAGGGCAGTGGTGCAATAATCTTCAGCGGTATGGGCAATGATGGTGCCGAGGGTGTGCGTGCCATTGCTGCGCAGGGTGGTGAGGTGTGGGCGCAGGATTACGCCAGTTGCCTTGTGAGCAGTATGCCGGATCAGGCGCGATTGACCCGCGTTGTGAGCTTCAGTGGTACGCCGGAAATTCTTGCGCAACGGCTGTCGCAGCGTTACGCAACTTCGGTTGCTGCAGTCGCACATCCGTTGCCAATGCAGCAGGAGCGCACTGCATGAGCGCTGCCGAATCAGCAGTCCATTGTCAGTTACTGCCGCTCAGGAATGAGCATTTGTTGCTACCCAGCACTGTCATCGCCGAGGTGATACGCTTTGGCGCACTGGAGCCGATGGAGGGGGTGCCACCCTGGCTGCTGGGGCGGATTGCGTGGCGGGATCGTGCCATTGCGGTGGTTTCATTTGAGGTCGCCTGCGGTGAGCAGATCCCTGCGGAAAGCCGGCAGACGAAGATTGTGGTATTGAGTGCCCCGGGTGACAATGCCCAACTGGATTTCTGGGGGGTAGTGGTGCAAAACATGCCGCAATTGCTGCAGGTCAGTGAAGCCAACCTTGACATGGTCGAGCACGAGACCGAGCTGCACCCGCTTAGCTACTGCCACGTGATCGTGAATGGCAAGACCGCCATCATACCCAATCTGAGCGCACTGGAGGAAAGGCTGCTGGCTAGTATGCCCGGTTAGCCCAGGACTTCACGCGCGATAGCGCGATGGCCGATGTCGGTACGGTAATACATGTCGTTCCAGTGTATGAGCCGGGCCAGCGTGTACGCACGCCGCTGTGCTTCACCCACGGTATCCCCCAAGGCGCAGGCGCACAGTACGCGTCCACCCGCCGTTGTCACCACATGGTCACGCAACTGGGTGCCGGCATGAAACAACATGCTGTCGGCAGGCGGTATCTGATCCAGGCCGTGGATGACATCACCGCTGCGATACGGTCCGGGATAGCCGCCTGCGGCCAGCACCACACCCAGTGCCGCGCGCTCGTCCCATTTTGCATGGATCTCGTGCAGGCGCTGGTCGAGCGCCGCGTTACACAAATCAACCAGATCGGAGCGCAGGCGCATCAGGATCGGCTGAGCCTCCGGATCGCCGAGCCGGCAATTGAATTCCAGTACGCGCGGGCTGCCGTCCTGGGCAATCATTAGCCCGGCATAGAGGAAGCCGGTATAAGGGTTGCCTTCGCTGGCCATGCCGCGCAGGGTGGGCTCGATCACCTCGCGCAGGATGCGCGCATGCAGTTCCGGTGTCACTACCGGCGCGGGTGAATATGCCCCCATGCCGCCGGTATTGGGGCCGCGATCACCATTGTCGCGCGCCTTGTGATCCTGCGCAGTCGCCAGTGGCAGGGCGTGGCTGCCGTCCGCCATCACAATGAAGCTCACTTCCTCGCCAACCAGGAATTCCTCAATCACCACCCGCCGACCGGCACTGCCGAGGCTATTGCCACCCAGCATGTCACGAATGGCGCTGGTGGCTTCGGCCTCGTTCTGTGCGATCACCACTCCCTTGCCAGCGGCCAGGCCATCGGCCTTGATGACTATGGGCGTGCCGACAGACGCTACATAGGTACAGGCGGCATCGATGTCAGTAAAGGCGCAATAGGCCGCGGTGGGGATATGGTGGCGTGCGAGAAAGTCCTTGGCATAGGTTTTCGAGCTTTCCAGCTGTGCCGCTGCGCGCACAGGGCCGAAGCAGCGCAGCCCTGCCGCAGTAAAGGCATCGACCACGCCGAGCGCGAGCGGTACTTCCGGGCCGACAATGGCGAGGGCTATGGCGTTCTCGTGCGCAAAGCTGGCCAGGGCGCCGATGTCATCGGCCGCGATGGTGACATTTTCCAGCTTGGGTTCATGCGCCGTACCGGCGTTACCGGGCGCGACAAAAACTGTGCGCACCTTGGGCGACTGTGCAACTTTCCATGCCAGCGCGTGTTCGCGTCCGCCGCCGCCAATGACAAGCACCTGCATGTGTTAATGCCGGAAGTGGCGCATGCCGGTAAAGACCATGGCAATGCCATGCTCGTTGGCGGCAGCGATGACCTCCGGGTCGCGCATCGAACCACCCGGCTGGATCACGGCGCTGACGCCGGCTGCCGCTGCGGCATCCAGGCCGTCGCGGAAGGGGAAGAAGGCATCACTGGCCAGTACGGAATCATTGATAGTGAGACCGGCGTCGGCGGCCTTGATGGCGGCGATGCGCGCGCTGTAGACGCGACTCATCTGGCCGGCGCCAATGCCGGTAGTCATGGCGTCCTTGCAGTAGACGATGGCGTTGGACTTGACGAAGCGCGCCACCTTCCAGGCAAACAGCAGGTCTTGCATCTGTGTTGGCGTCGGCGCGCACTGGGTAACAATTTTGAAGTCCTGGGGATTAATAATGCCGAGATCCTGATCCTGTACCAGCAGCCCACCGTTGATGCGCTTATAGTCGAAGCTGGCGATGCGCGCCGCAGACCAGGGGTCGCAGGCGAGTACGCGCAGGTTGGGTTTGGCGGCAAGCAGTACCCGCGCCTCGTCGCTGTAGGCGGGCGCGATAATGACCTCGACAAACTGCCGTTCGAGGATGGTCTGCGCCGTGGCGGCATCCAGCGGCTCGTTGAAGGCAATGATGCCGCCGAAGGCCGAGGTGGGGTCGGCGCTGTAGGCGCGCTGATAGGCCTCGCGCGGCGTCTTGCCGAGTGCCACGCCGCAGGGGTTGGCATGCTTCACGATCACGCAGGCCGGCGCCTCGGTGAATGATTTTACGCATTCCAGCGCGGTGTCGGCGTCGGCGATATTATTGAATGAAAGCTCTTTGCCCTGGATTTGACTCGCGTTGCTGACGCAGGCCGCCGGTGGTTGATGCTCGGTGTAGAACGCGGCCCGCTGATGCGGATTTTCGCCGTAACGCAGCACCTGGGTCTTGCGAAACTGGGCGGTATAGGTGCGCGGGAAGACGGTAACGCGCTGACCGGTGCTGTCGAGTGTGCCGAGATAGTTGGCGATGGCGGCGTCGTAACACGCGGTGTGTTCAAACGCCTTCACCGCCAGCAAAAAACGCTGCTGGTCGCTGATGCCACCGTGGGCTGCAATCTCGTCCAGCAGCGGGCCATAGTCCGCTGCATCGACCAGCACCGTGACGGCGGCAAAATTCTTGGCCGCCGCGCGCAACATGGCTGGACCGCCGATGTCGATATTTTCAATCGCCTCGACAAAGCTGCAGCCGGGCCGGGCAATGGCGGCCTCGAAGGGGTAGAGGTTGACGATCAGCAGATCGATAGGAGCAATGTCGTTCTGCGCCATCACTGTCTCATCCATGCCGCGTCGACCCAGCAGGCCGCCATGGATTTTGGGATGCAGGGTCTTGAGGCGGCCGTCCATCATTTCGGGAAAGCCGGTGTGGTCGGAGACCTCAACGACTTGGACACCATTCGCGGCCAGCAGTTTGGCGGTGCCACCGGTGGAGAGAATTTCAACGCCGAGTTGCTGCAAGCGCTGTGCACATTCGATGATGCCGGTCTTGTCGGAGACGCTGATAAGGGCGCGTTTAATCAGGGGCATGCAGTGTTCAAACGTGAAAGCGGCTTATTCCAGGCCATGCAGGTTGAGTTTCTTGCGCAGGGTGCTGCGGTTCAGGCCCAGTATCTCGGCGGCCTTGCTCTGGTTGCCATGCGTATGTTGCATCACGCTTTGCAGCAGGGGCTGTTCGACTTCGCAAATGACCATCTGGTAGAGGTCACCTGACTTGTGGCCGTCAAGATCCTTGAAGTAGGTTTCCAGCGCAGTACGGATACAGTCGCGCAGGGGTTTATTGGGGCGGTTGTCGCACGGTAGTGCAGACTTGCCGTGGTGTGTTGCGCTGCTCATGCTGCCAGCT from Gammaproteobacteria bacterium carries:
- a CDS encoding chemotaxis protein CheB, whose translation is MPGPLPRIAIVSCSEQQRMNLGRILASNDLQVVLNQSPSHELLTLAREHKAEVLLIDLGDDACFDEEVLASLLGQNVLPMLFNDSAATRFSAGMPTGDWGRRLARKLAVIAAETRSQLPVSTLLPRPVATPVSAQSLGSGVLPAAVDVWVLCASIGGPHALKKFLAALAPGLPLAFILAQHIGIKFIALLARQLNQVSDYQVLPVQAGATLCQRQVVLAPVDEEIDFDSAGCIRCTPVAENDVLYRPSIDSVLAKVARRYGKGSGAIIFSGMGNDGAEGVRAIAAQGGEVWAQDYASCLVSSMPDQARLTRVVSFSGTPEILAQRLSQRYATSVAAVAHPLPMQQERTA
- a CDS encoding chemotaxis protein CheW; amino-acid sequence: MSAAESAVHCQLLPLRNEHLLLPSTVIAEVIRFGALEPMEGVPPWLLGRIAWRDRAIAVVSFEVACGEQIPAESRQTKIVVLSAPGDNAQLDFWGVVVQNMPQLLQVSEANLDMVEHETELHPLSYCHVIVNGKTAIIPNLSALEERLLASMPG
- the fis gene encoding DNA-binding transcriptional regulator Fis; translated protein: MSSATHHGKSALPCDNRPNKPLRDCIRTALETYFKDLDGHKSGDLYQMVICEVEQPLLQSVMQHTHGNQSKAAEILGLNRSTLRKKLNLHGLE
- the purD gene encoding phosphoribosylamine--glycine ligase, with amino-acid sequence MQVLVIGGGGREHALAWKVAQSPKVRTVFVAPGNAGTAHEPKLENVTIAADDIGALASFAHENAIALAIVGPEVPLALGVVDAFTAAGLRCFGPVRAAAQLESSKTYAKDFLARHHIPTAAYCAFTDIDAACTYVASVGTPIVIKADGLAAGKGVVIAQNEAEATSAIRDMLGGNSLGSAGRRVVIEEFLVGEEVSFIVMADGSHALPLATAQDHKARDNGDRGPNTGGMGAYSPAPVVTPELHARILREVIEPTLRGMASEGNPYTGFLYAGLMIAQDGSPRVLEFNCRLGDPEAQPILMRLRSDLVDLCNAALDQRLHEIHAKWDERAALGVVLAAGGYPGPYRSGDVIHGLDQIPPADSMLFHAGTQLRDHVVTTAGGRVLCACALGDTVGEAQRRAYTLARLIHWNDMYYRTDIGHRAIAREVLG
- the purH gene encoding bifunctional phosphoribosylaminoimidazolecarboxamide formyltransferase/IMP cyclohydrolase, with the translated sequence MPLIKRALISVSDKTGIIECAQRLQQLGVEILSTGGTAKLLAANGVQVVEVSDHTGFPEMMDGRLKTLHPKIHGGLLGRRGMDETVMAQNDIAPIDLLIVNLYPFEAAIARPGCSFVEAIENIDIGGPAMLRAAAKNFAAVTVLVDAADYGPLLDEIAAHGGISDQQRFLLAVKAFEHTACYDAAIANYLGTLDSTGQRVTVFPRTYTAQFRKTQVLRYGENPHQRAAFYTEHQPPAACVSNASQIQGKELSFNNIADADTALECVKSFTEAPACVIVKHANPCGVALGKTPREAYQRAYSADPTSAFGGIIAFNEPLDAATAQTILERQFVEVIIAPAYSDEARVLLAAKPNLRVLACDPWSAARIASFDYKRINGGLLVQDQDLGIINPQDFKIVTQCAPTPTQMQDLLFAWKVARFVKSNAIVYCKDAMTTGIGAGQMSRVYSARIAAIKAADAGLTINDSVLASDAFFPFRDGLDAAAAAGVSAVIQPGGSMRDPEVIAAANEHGIAMVFTGMRHFRH